The following proteins are co-located in the Acidobacteriota bacterium genome:
- a CDS encoding glyceraldehyde 3-phosphate dehydrogenase NAD-binding domain-containing protein, producing MRIGINGLGRIGRGLLRALLRDGRHRVAAVNDVAEGRVLAHLLNHDSYYGATHLEAAAEGETLSVGGASIPLFRCPDPVEIPWEETGVDWVVEATGRFKDRRGLESHRRPTLLTASSPDADRQVVFGVNHKEIRPQERILSATSCTTHCLVPPLWALASRFAVDSVLFNTVHCYNVSQTLVDAPQRDLRRARAAGLNLIPTTTSASLAVESVLPLLSGRVRGMAVRVPAPAVSLTEITLCLEHPTTPEAVVKCLEEAADGPLRGILALSREELVSQDFLGHPASSIVDTGLTQTLGRMARVVAWYDNESGYIHRLLDLLTYLEGGVS from the coding sequence GTGCGAATCGGCATCAACGGGCTCGGACGCATAGGCCGGGGGCTCCTCAGGGCCCTGCTGCGGGACGGTCGGCACCGGGTGGCCGCGGTGAACGACGTGGCCGAGGGGCGGGTGCTGGCCCACCTCCTGAACCACGATTCCTATTACGGGGCCACGCATCTCGAGGCGGCCGCCGAAGGCGAAACCCTTTCCGTGGGGGGCGCCTCCATCCCCCTGTTCCGCTGCCCGGACCCTGTGGAGATCCCGTGGGAAGAAACCGGCGTGGACTGGGTCGTGGAGGCGACAGGACGGTTCAAGGACAGACGGGGCCTCGAATCCCACCGCCGGCCCACCTTGCTTACGGCCTCGAGCCCCGACGCCGACCGGCAGGTGGTTTTCGGTGTGAACCACAAGGAAATCAGGCCGCAAGAGAGGATTCTGTCCGCCACCTCCTGCACGACCCACTGCCTCGTTCCGCCCCTCTGGGCCCTCGCCTCCCGCTTCGCGGTGGATTCCGTTCTCTTCAACACGGTCCATTGTTACAACGTGAGCCAGACCCTTGTGGACGCTCCGCAAAGGGACCTCCGGCGGGCCCGAGCCGCGGGCCTCAACCTCATCCCCACGACCACCAGCGCCTCCCTCGCCGTGGAGTCGGTGCTCCCGCTTCTATCGGGCCGGGTCCGGGGCATGGCCGTCCGCGTGCCGGCCCCCGCCGTGTCTCTTACGGAGATCACGCTCTGCCTCGAACACCCGACCACACCCGAGGCGGTGGTGAAGTGCCTGGAGGAGGCCGCGGACGGCCCCCTCCGCGGGATTCTGGCCTTGTCCCGCGAAGAACTCGTCTCTCAGGACTTTCTGGGGCACCCCGCCTCCTCGATCGTGGACACGGGGCTCACCCAGACCCTAGGGCGCATGGCCCGGGTCGTGGCCTGGTACGACAATGAATCGGGTTATATTCACCGCCTCTTGGACCTGCTGACCTATCTCGAGGGAGGGGTTTCATGA
- a CDS encoding Ig-like domain-containing protein: MEFRSRLTVCAAALLFLAGLSCAKPARIEVSPGELVLRDTGASKSLNVTVLDKKGNALEKAELHFLSSAPDVAEVDGEGRVTARSSGDAVITVRAGEAVAQAAVRVRILSRLEIKAPEGGVVGPSGSIVPLTVTATTDRGEPGDLSDVTFTSSNPQIAAVDASGRLTVLGAGRVKIAAAAGKTRAEVETDVILESPVAVKVDEASQTVPLGGAAPLRYTVISDQGRPMRAEVRFDVVPQTTLSVTPDGIASGLSRGTASVTVHAGPAKNTIRVTVR, encoded by the coding sequence ATGGAGTTCCGGAGCCGACTGACCGTGTGCGCGGCAGCGCTGCTCTTTCTCGCGGGACTGTCCTGCGCCAAGCCCGCTCGGATCGAGGTTTCACCCGGCGAACTCGTCTTGAGGGACACGGGGGCCTCCAAGTCCTTGAACGTGACCGTCCTGGACAAGAAGGGCAACGCCCTCGAGAAAGCCGAACTCCACTTCCTCAGCAGCGCACCGGACGTGGCGGAGGTGGACGGTGAGGGAAGGGTGACGGCCCGCAGCTCGGGAGACGCGGTCATCACCGTCCGGGCGGGGGAGGCCGTGGCCCAGGCGGCCGTTCGGGTGAGGATTCTCTCTCGTCTTGAGATCAAGGCGCCCGAGGGGGGGGTCGTCGGGCCTTCGGGGTCCATCGTTCCCTTGACCGTGACCGCCACGACCGACCGGGGCGAACCGGGCGACCTGTCGGACGTGACGTTTACCTCCTCGAACCCCCAGATCGCCGCCGTGGACGCATCGGGACGCCTCACGGTCTTGGGTGCCGGGCGGGTCAAGATAGCGGCCGCCGCAGGCAAGACCCGGGCCGAAGTGGAGACCGACGTGATTCTGGAATCCCCGGTGGCCGTAAAGGTGGATGAGGCGAGCCAGACCGTTCCTCTCGGAGGAGCGGCCCCGCTCCGGTACACGGTGATCTCGGACCAGGGTCGGCCCATGCGGGCCGAGGTCCGGTTTGACGTGGTCCCCCAAACCACCCTCTCGGTGACCCCGGATGGCATCGCTTCGGGACTTTCCCGGGGCACGGCCTCGGTGACCGTTCACGCCGGTCCCGCCAAGAACACGATTCGGGTCACCGTCCGCTGA